GCTATCCTGAGCTTGGTCCCATGTCTACGGGCTAGCGGGATAACCCTATCCACAGCTATTTTCTCAGCGAGTTCGGGTCTCGCCCTATTATGCTCCTTAACATCGAAAACCCTTTCAGCCTCCTTTAGGATAAGAGGATCCTCCGCGTGAACTACTACCTCCTTCCCCATCTCGGAAGCCCTCTTGAAGACGGGATTTAGGTCTTCATACATATCCTCAGGGTAGATTTTGATGCCTATAACGTAGCTCCTCTCATCCAAATAGGGGAATGCTGTGTAGAGGAGGAAGTCCACGTAACTCTCTCTCTTAGCCTCCTCTGTTTTCATATCGAGCTTCTCCCTGCTATCTATCTTCGGAACGTTGTTGGGCATATCAGCTACGACAGTAACTCCCCCGCTCAAAGCAGCTAATGATTCGGACCTCCAGTCCCCCTTATGCCTCTGATTGAGCCCTCTCATGTGCACGTGCAAGTCGATCATGCCAGGAAGTATCAAGTCAGCCTCCTCGCACCCCCTCATCCCTATTGAGATAGAGCTTATCCTATCCTCTACAACCTCAATGCATCCATCTATCAGGCCCCAAGGGAGCATGAGCTTACCGCAGAAGCATGCCAATCGATTCACCTCCTATCTGAAGCTTCCTCCCATCGAAACCCCTCCAGTATCTCCCGAAGTCCTCCGTCATGCTGAGGGTCCTCGCATCGAAGACAGGCCCGTCCCTGCAGACTAGGAGGCCTAGAGGATCCAGAGAGCAGGATCCGCAGATCCCGATAGAGCACCTTATCAACCTCTCCATCGAGACCTCGGCGTATATGCCCCTCTTGATGGCCTCCCTCACTACCTCGACTAGCATTGCCTCGGGGCCGGCCGAGTATATCGCTTCAGGCCAATCGAAATCGACCAGCTCAACTACCCTCCCCTTGAGTCCATATGATCCATCCTCAGTAGTTATTATGAGCTCATCGGAAATAGAACTGAGTAAATCCTCGAGAAGAACATCTTCTCTCCTCTTGAAGCCGGCATAAAACCTTATCTTAGCATTTCCCATCTCCCCGAGCCTCTCAGATAGTGATATGAGGGGAGCTATACCGTAGCCTCCCCCTATGAGGCAGCATTTCCCACCCCTGAGGCTGAAACCCCTCCCATATGGCCCTCTGACCCATAGCTCCTCTCCGATCCTTAGGGAGTGAATAGCTGAGCTCACCTTACCCACTTTAGCCACTAAAATCCAAGTCTCACCCTTAGGCTCCCTAGCTATGCTTATGGGTATCTCGCCTACTTTAGGGACCCAGATCATCGCGTACTGGCCGGGGGAAGATCCGAGGTTCCCTTCCAGGACTATCTTCTTAACCTTCTCACTTAGCTTCTCACTCTCAATTATCCTCATTACTTTATACGCCTGATAGCTGTTCAATTATATCCTCCTCTCTCAAGTACTCCCCGCAGTACTCGCAGACCATCCTCAGAGGGCTCTCGGATATGAGTGTGAATGATGGTTCAACTGCCTCCCTAGGGGCGTTAGTGACGCAATTAGGGTTTAAGCACCTCAATATCCCTACGACTCTCCTCGGGAGCTCGACCCTCCTCTTTGAAGCTACTTCGAAGTTCCTGATTATGTTTATGGTGGCCGATGGGGCTATCAAGGATATCTTATCAACCTCCTCCTTGCTCAGCTCCCTTCCCTCTATCTTAACTATGTCCTTCTTACCCAACTTCTTGCTGGGAACGTTCATCACGAGAGCCACGACACCATCCCTTTCCCCAGTTATCCCTAAGAGCTTGAGTACCCTCAGAGCTCTCCCAGCCGGTATATGATCTATGACGGTTCCGTCAGATATCCTCCTCACCACAAGCTCCTCCTTCATGGTATCACCTCCGATAATAGTGCCATCCTCACGGGAACTCCGTTAGCTGCTTGCTTGAAGTAATAAGCGTAAGGAGTGGAATCCACGTCCAAGGAGATCTCATCGACCCTTGGGAGGGGATGGAGTATCATGAGCCCTTCCTTAGCATCCTTGAGGATAGATGAATCCACCTTATAGCTGCCCTTGACTCTCTCGTACTCCGAGGGATCTGGGAACCTCTCCTTCTGGACCCTAGTTACGTATAGGACATCGAGCTCAGGTAGAGCATCTTTCAGATCTGAGAACTCCCATGGCATCTTAAGGGAGTCCAGAAGTTCCTGTTTAGGCCTCAGCCCCTCTGGACATATTAGATAAACTTTTTTCGGGGAGTAAAGGTTGAGAGCTTTTAAAAAGCTAGCAGCAGCCCTTCCATACCTTAAATCTCCCAGCACACCGTAAGTTAAGTTGTCCAAATTGCCCCTCTCCTTCCATATCGTGTAGAGATCTATCATAGCCTGAGTAGGATGGTTCTTCGTCCCATCCCCCGCATTTATAACGGGGGCTTCAGCTAGCTCTGCTGCGAGTTTAGCTGCCCCCTCCAAGCTATGCCTGACAACTATACCATCAGCGTAAGAATCCAGCATCCTTATGGTATCTGAGAAGCTCTCACCTTTAGCCAGGGATGTGGACTGTGCGGCTTCAAAACCTATATAATTGCCACCCAGTCTCAGGGTAGCTGTCTCGAAACTGAACCTAGTCCTGGTGCTCGGTTCGAAGAAGGCCATCGCTATTATCTTCCCCTTGAGCTCATCCCCCTGAAACCTCGATGAAGCGACTCTGAAGATCCTCTCAAGATCGCTCCTCTTTATATCGGAAATTGAGATTATATCCTTACCCCTCAGACTCATACTCCCACCTCCCCTAAGTATTTGAGGGCATAAGACCTCTCCCTCTCCGGGAGGGAATCCAGAACAAGCTTCACTATGTCAGGGAGGGTCGCGAGGCTCTTCAATTCTATACCCTCTTCCTTCAGGCTCTCAGCCGCTCCCTGCATCCTATCTACCACTACCCAAGCCTCCTTGACATCCGGTCCATAGTTCCTAACGATCCTCGCGGCGTTAAGTATGGAGCCCCCCGTCGTGGCCACATCATCTATTATGACGTAGCTCCTCATGTTCAGGGACCCTTCCAGGAGGCTCTCAGTCCCATGCTCCTTCTTCTCCTTCCTCACATATATTAGGGGCCTTCTGGATATAATCGCAACAGCCGTGGCCAGTGGAAGCCCGCCTACAGCGACCCCGCATATACCGAAATCCCCGTTCATTCTCTTTGACATCTCCGTAGCTATTTTCATGAATTCCTCTGGGAAAGATGGGAGAGGCCTCAGATCAACGTATATATTGCTCTTCTTCCCGGATGTGAGTGTGAACTCCCCGAACTTCAGCATGCCCCTCGAGATGAGTATGATCCCCAACTCATGAGCGTCCATGGATTACACCCCTCTGAGCTTCTACAACTCTCATAGCTTCAAGCCTCGGATTCTTGCTCCCCAGGATGCTCCTCCCCACTATCTCGAAGTCCGCTCCAGCAGCTATAGCTGAACCGGGTTCAGCCCCCTGAGCTCCCACTCCGGGGGAGAATATCCTCACGTCTGGGAGCCTCCTCCTAGCCTCTCTTATCATCTCCGGCCTAGTAGCTCCTACAACTATTCCATCAACTCCTAAGAGCTCAGCTTCATCTAACAACTTCTCGAAATTTCCCCTGAAGAACTTCGCCTCCGGATGGCTCATAGCTACGACCCCTATCAATTCCATCCCGACATCGTACCTCCTATGGCCGGTGAAGAGGTGTATTATCGAGGCATCGAAGCCCACCCGCTCCAATCCCTCGAGGATGTACTGAACTACCTCGGGTATGTCAGCTAGCTTGTAATCAGCGATCCAGTAGTAATCCGGGAAATCCCTTATGATTTCTCTTACCCCATCGAATCCCAGGGAGAGAGTTATGGGAAAGCCAACTTTCACTCCTACAGCTAGGCTCTGAAGTTCACTCAGTATTCCCCTGACATCCCTAGATGGGAAGTCCAGGGCTAGGATGAGCCTGGAATCGAGGGAAGAACATCTAGAGGAGAGCTTGCTACCTATCGGAACCCTTCCATAAGTTCCTCTATCCGCTATATAATCTTTGATCCCCCATGGTGAAGTCCAGCCGCGGGCCGAATTAGCTCCCTCAAAGCTGGACTCACTACGGTCATCTCCCTCTCAGGCCCTAAGCCTATCATCACAATTTTAGCATTCAATTCCCTCTCAATGAACTCTATATAAGCTTTCATTTCCTCAGGAATTTTCTCCCATCCCTCTTTAACTATAGATCTCCAATCTAGTTCCTTCCATCCCTCCAATTCCTCGTACACGGGCTTCGCTCTCTGCAGCTCATCCACATAAGGCGGGGCTATCTTGAACTCCTTCCCATCTATCTCATATGCCACAGCCACCTTCAGCTTCCCCAGGCCTGAGAGGACATCCAGCTTCCTGAGGGCCACGTACCCAATACCATTTATCAGAGTCGAGTACTTGAGCATGGGGAGGTCCAGCCACCCCACTCTCCTCGGCCTCCCGGTCGTAGTCCCGTACTCGCCACCTCTCTCCCTTATCATATCGGCCTCACGTCCGAAGAGCTCCGTTGGGAATGGCCCAGCCCCTACTCTTGATGTATAAGCTTTAGAGACCCCCAGTACTGCATCTATTGAGAGGGGGCTCACCCCGACGCCCGTGCAAGCCCCTCCAGCTATCGTGCTAGATGAGGTTACGTAAGGATAGGTGCCGTGATCCACATCCAGCATGGTCCCCTGGGCCCCCTCGAATATCACTAGCTTCCCCATCGCTATAGCATCGTTGACCTCTATGTGATCCTCACCGACGAAGGGCCTGAGGAATTCCCTCCAGGTCTCAGCTCTCCTTAATATCTCACCCAAATACTCATCAATATCGCCCTTCAATACGCCTGCGTTCCTCAACTCAGCTTCCTTCACTTTCACAACTCTCCTCAACTTCTCAGGGAAATCCTCGGAGAGGAGGTCCCTAACCTTTAGCCCGGATATCCTCGCCATCTTATCCTGATATGCGGGCCCTATCCCCCTCTTCGTGGTTCCGAGGGATTCCCCAGCTGTAGCTGCATCGAGCTCCTTATGGTAGGGTAGGAGGAGCGTCGCCTTCATGGAAACGATAAGATCAACATTCCCAACCTCTTTCCTCAATTCATTTATCTCCTCCATGAATACTTCAGGATCGAAGGCTACTCCCGCACCTATAACGCATTTTTTCCCTCTCAGGGCACCTGAGGGGACTAAGTGAAACTTGTACTTCCTCCCCCCAACTACTACGGTATGGCCAGCGTTACTCCCACCGTTATACCTCACTACTAGATCCGCCCATTCCGCCAGAAAGTCCACAACAGCGCCCTTGCTCTCATCCCCGAACTGCATCCCAACGACGACTATCGCGGGCATCGCGATTACCCGAGCTACGAGTTAGATAAAGATATAAGTGTGACTGAGCACCTAGGGACGATGGACCCATGAAAATCCTCACAGCACGCAAATTCTGAGACCCAAAAGATTGCTCAAGGGAAAAGAAGGGCCCTAATTTCCGGCAGCTTCCGATTATGAGTAAATTCAATAGAAAGGGTGATGGATGAAAATTAGGATTTTTGGGACGCCTCCGAGACGAGCTCCGAGATCTCTAGCACTCTCATATCCTCGATCCCCAAGCCCTTAATAGCATCGTTCAGCATCGCGTAGCAGAAAGGACACGCTACAACTATATTCTTAGCTGCCTCCCTAGCCTCTTTAACTCTCTCCTTAGCCATCAGGCTCTCACCGGTCTGATACCAGTAGTTAGCTCCTCCAGCCCCGCAACAGAATGTATCCTTACCCCTCCTCCTCATCTCCCTGAACGCACCCGTCATCCTGAGGATGGATCTAGGTTCCTCGATGATCCCATTGAACCTAGCTAAGTTGCAAGGATCGTGGAAAGTGAGCTCATCGAACTTTTCAACCTTAAGCTTGCCCTTATTAATTAGATCGGAGAGAAGCTCCACATGCGAAATCACTTCAACATTCCAGTCCTTTATTATCCTAGGATATTCCTTTCTGAAGACCGTGAGACCATGAGGACATAGTACGAGCAGTTTCTTAACACCCAGCTCCTTGAATATCTCCGAATTCGATAAGGCGAATTCTTGGAACATTCCTTCCTCACCTAGCCTCCTCACCGGCTCACCGCAGCACGTCTCCAGCTCCCCTAGATTCGCTATCCTTAAGCCAGCGCCCCTCAGGAGATCCACGAGCCTGCTCACCACCTTCTTCCCCACGGGATCGAAGGAGTATTGACAGCCCACCCAGATGTAGTAATCCGGATCCTCATCGCTGCTCAGCCAACTCAATCTCCCTCTCTGCGGGACGGATAGGGAGTTCTTATACCTCCTGAGGCTGTTAATTAACTCCCCCATCTTCTTATCTATCTTCCCATCCAAAACGAGCTTGCGCCTCCTCTCCATCAGGAAACTGAAGGGGCTCACGTAGTTGGGGCATGAGGATGCGCATGCACCACAGGCAACGCAGGACCAGACAGTATCATCTCCGAGCTCATATTCAGCTCCCAGTATGGATGCCCTCAATCCTATGACGACCTCCTTCGGGGAGAGAGGTCTCCCTATGATATTGGATGGGCATGAGTCGGTGCATCTCCCGCATTTCACGCATGCGGAGAGCCTATACTTCTCATACCAAGGCAGTTCCTTCGGATCCTCAAATCCTATCTTTACACTCTCCAGATCCTCGATCTCCTGGAGGAGGAAGGGTTCCTTGGGGAACTCAGGCTCATCCCCCTCTAGGGAGCTCGTTACTATAGCTGTGAGCGAGTGGAGGAGGTTGCTGTAGGGTAAATAAGCTATCATGAGGAAAGCTAGGATAGCGTGACTCCACCATAAGGCTTGATAGATCCCCGTGAGCGATCCTGTATAACTAGATAATAGATTCCCGATGAAGGAATAGGGAGACGCTTCATTGGGCATGTTATGGATTCTTATAGACTCTATTAAGAATCCAGTGAGCCCTATGTAGAGCAGACCTAATAGAAGGAGCTTCCCTTCCCTCTCCCTCGTCGGGAATAGTAAAATTATTCCAAGAATGAGGATCAATCCGAATAAATCCATGATGAACTCGAAGGTGAAGTACGTCGCGTCCTTGAGTATGAATATACCGAAGTGCCTCAGTATATCGGTCTCTAGGAATACTGTCACAGTCCCCAAGAATAGTACGAGGGTTCCAAGGAAGAGGAAGAGGTGAGGAAAGCCCTTAGTCCTTTCGATAACTCTCCTCTGGCTTATTACTCTTTTAACTCCCCTCGATAGAGAGCCGAGATTCAGGGATCTCAGGGCCTTCGTGAGCTCGAATCTTGAGGCTATTCTGTAAATTCCATATAGGAACACTATAGTTATAGGAATTAAAATGGCATACATTAATGGAGGGGTATATGGTGGAAGCAGGGGGAAACTCTCCCTTACGACCAACTCCGACACCTACGCTCCTATCCAATAAAATTTTTAATATTTATGGTTGTGAAATTTCGGTGATATTTTGGAGGCAGATCTGCTAGTAGTTGGGGCCGGGATCTTCGGCCTAGCAACTGCTTATCATTATCTGAGGGAGAATCCGGGGAAGAGTGTCCTTATAGTTGATAGGATGGGAGATGTCGGCCAGGGAGCGACTGCTAAGAGCGCAGCTGCCTTCAGGGCTAACCTATTCACATCCCAGACGAATAGGTTGTTGGCGGGATCCTCAGTAGATTTCTTCCTCCACGTTCAGGAGAAGGAGGGCCATGATCTTGGAATAATGAAAGTAGGTTACTTAGTGCTCAGGAGCAGGGAACAGTTCGAGAGAGTATCGGAAGTAGCTAAGATGCTGGAGAAGATGGGGACTGTCAGAATATACAGGAGAGAGGAGCTTATGGAGAAGCTTAAGATGAATTATGACTTCTCGGGTGATGAGGAAGCTGAGCTACTCAATATAATGAATGTGGATTACGGGATATTCGGTTTCAAGTGCGGTTACATGGATGCAGATAAGTTAGCTTACTACTACAGGGACAGGATAAGGGAGATGGGAGGAGACTTTCAGTTCAATACGAAGGTCGAGAGGGTGATAGTAGAGCCTGAGGTGAAACTTGGAATACCTAGGGAGCCCAGAGCTTGGCAGAAAGTTAAGTTCTCCGGTATTGAGACGAATAAAGGGGTTTTGAAGGCGAAAAATTTAGTTTTAGCTGCCGGTGGATGGTCCCATCTTTTACTAGATCCTCTGGGGATAGATTGCATATCTAAGCCCAAGAAGAGGCAGATATTCACGGTGAGGCCCAGGACTGAGGAGCAGAGGGCCCTCTTGTACAATCCAAACTTCAACGAAGAGGGAGTCCTCCCCTTCACGATACTCCCGACTGAGCATTATATAAGGGCAGATAAGAGAGATGGAACACTTTGGTTCGCATTATCTGATGAAATGAGGCCTTATTCGACGGATGACGAGCCAGAGGAGTCCTTCTACTATGATAATATCTATCCTATCGTTGTGAAGTACTTCCCGCAGCTGGAGGGGGCGAGAGTGGATAACATGTGGGCTGGCCTCTACATGATAAACTCCGTGGATCACAATCCCGTCGTCTTCAGGAGAGCTAATATGGTAGTGGCCACGGGCGACAGCGGTAGCGGTATAATGAAGGGGGATGCTATAGGGAGGATATCTGCAGCATTAGTTCAAGGTAAAAAGGAAGCTGAACTATTCGGGGGGGAAAAGATACCGACAGATAGGCTGGAAGTGGTCGGTAGATCACTGGAACCCGAGAATTTCGTTTTCTAAACCCTTATTTTTTAACAGAATATTTCATTCAGGAGCTTCAGGAACATTTATTAAGGCTGAGCGGTCCTCGAGGGGATGCGCTATGAGAAAGATTATTGGAGTGGCGATAATTGCCCTGCTAGTGGTAGCGGTAATAGCGATCATACTAATGGGCGGATTAGGCAAAGGCACTTCCGGGAATAGGAGCTTTCAGGAAGCTTATTCCTCGACAAAGAAGCTCACCTTCTCCCTGGGAAATGGCTCCATTTTTAGCTTGGAGGAGAGCGTCGCTCTCACCTACGGGAACATGACCTCACCAGTGAACAAGACGATACAATCCTTCATAATAAGGAATTTCTCTTGGCCGGATTATGAGATATGTATATCAAATTATACATCTGAAGCTGATTGTGGGAAAATTTTCTTCCATATGGTGGCATTTCCTAAGGAGCTCATCGGTGTCTCATCAATAAGACTCCCATCACTCCTCTACGAGAACTTAACGGTCATGATGGTGAATAAGGGACTAGTTGAGTTGGAGATGCCTTGGGGGAAGAGAACTGCCTATAACTACACGAACGTTACGATGAATTATCCAGCGCAGAACATCTCCACGATAACGAAGCTTTACGTGGACCCGGAGGAAGGTTACGTACTTAGGGGAGATGTCTCAATGGCCAGGGGTAATGTGTCAATAACTTATACATATAGGTTGGCTTCGAGGCCTGAGTCCAAGGGCGGATTCCAGATAGATAAGCCCGAGAGATGGAATTGGGAGCAAGGCTCACCTTGAAGGTCGCACGAATAATCCCATTTCTTGATGAAAATTTTGTAGATAGAGTGATATCGTAACATTTATGAGTAATTCCTGCGACCGTGGAGGGGGTGAAAATTGCTACCCGAAGTGATAGATCTGCTTTGCATACCTGTGTTGATGAATGAAGTCCCTTTGAAGGGGGTTAGCGATGATGAGGCAGCGAAAATAGCTTCTAGGGTAAGAAGGACAATTCCGGTGCTATCTGGAGTCAAGGTAGTGATAATACCAGTCCTCTATTACTTGACGGACATCCTGAGCAGGATGACTCTGGATGAGATAACAGTGAACTCGGCTTCGATGATAGAGCTCATGGAGAGAAAGGGTTTGAGCTCGGAAATATACATTTTCAATCCTTACTCCTCCAACGGGATAATACCGGTTCCGAGCAGATTTGGAGGTAGCGCGGGAGGAGTTAACTGGGCAGTAATACCCATCGTAGTGCTTGGGAATAACTACATAGATCCGGCGGCATATGAGCTTGATGATGAGGATCTAGATATAGCTCTGGACGATCTCGAGAATGTGCTCTCGGAAATTTACGGAGCATCGATGCTGAAAGTCTTTCCTCCGACTTTAATAGAGGATCTGATGGACCTCATTGACTCAGTGGAGGTCTACCAGGGAAACGATCTGGAGACATCAGCCGGCTGAATATAAAAAATTATCCGGAGAGGTCCTTTTTCATGTAAAAGGATCCCCTCACTTTCTCATATCCCAGCTTCCTGAAGTACTCCCTAGCCCCTATCCCAGAGATAACCAGAATCTTCCTCATCCCCAGCTCCAACGATATCCTCTCAGCTTCCCTCACCAAGCTCGCTCCATATCCTCTGTGCTGAGCTTCCTCTCCGGAGCTCATGCCTATTGGCACCATCCTCCCGTAAACGTGCAGCTCCCTTATCAGACTCGTCCTCTCATCCACTTCCCACCTGTGGGCCAGAGGGGAGGGGATCCTCAATCTGAGTATCCCGATGAGCACGTCATTCCTATCAACAACTGAGAGGAAGAACTCAGTCCCTCCGCTCGCTTCATACTCTATAACCTCGATCCTCGTTGATGAATAATCCGGGGAGAGCCCCTTATGAGCTACCCTGCCCGCTTCCCTGAACCTTATCTCCTCAACCTTTGTACCGATTTTCAGGAGCTTTTCCTCCACTATCTGCCTCAAATTCCTCCTCTTAGGACCAGCAGCTATGAAACCCTCTGGTATATCCCTCTGGACATGCTGAAGCCTCACCCATCTCGGTATAATAGGGAGGGCCTTGCTCAGGAACTCCTCGAACTCCTCATCAGTTAGACCCTCATACTCGCCCCTCCTCCACATATCGTACAGCGGAGTCCCGGGGATCACGAGAGTTGGATATATCTTCAGCATATCCGGTCTGAAAGATGGATCGCTTAATACGATCCTCAGGGCCTCTAGATCCCTATCCAAATCGCTTCCAGGTAACCCGGGCATTAAATGGTAGCCCACCTTATAAGCGGAATCCTTGAGGATCCTCGTGGCCACTATCGTATCTATAGTGGAGTGGCCCCTCCTCACCCTCTCCAGGACGTCCTCATAAATGGATTGGACCCCTAGCTCCACTCTAGTGAAGCCTAGGTAAAGCATCTTATCCACATGATCCTCCATCGCCCAATCGGGCCTGGTCTCCAGGGTCATAGCGACGCATCTAACTGATGAGGTTTCATTCAACTCCTGAGCTTCTATCAAGCTCCTAGATCTGACCTCCGGCCCCATGTAGGAGTTCATGGCATCTAATGCTCTCTTCACGAACCACTCTTGGTAATCGAAGGGTTGGGCATTGAAAGTACCTCCCATTATGATGAGCTCCACTTTGGAGGGATGCACCCCTATGCTCGAGAAATCCATTAGCCTCTGGGTCACCTGGAGGTAGGGATCGTAATTCAGCTTGGAGCCCCTTATAACTATAGGACTCATCTCAACGTAACTCTGAGGCGTCTCCCCGCCGCCTGGGCAGTATATACACCTCCCATGAGGGCAAGGGAATGGCCTGGCTGCTATCGATACTACAGCAACGCCAGAGGCTATCCTGGATTTACTGGCCCCTCTCAGCATCCTCTATCTCAATGAGCAGTTAATGATAAATATTCTGTGATCATTGAGGGGATCTTCCGGCCAATTTCCTCGCGAGATCTATCAATCTCTTCTCGCTTTCCATCTTCTCCGCTTCATATTCCACTAACCTCGATATATCATCTCTCAGCAACCTCCTCCTGGCCTCCAGCTCCCCCTTCAGGCTCTCAGGATTGGGGCCTCCCCTGACCTTAACTTCATAAGAACT
The sequence above is drawn from the Candidatus Korarchaeum cryptofilum OPF8 genome and encodes:
- a CDS encoding amidohydrolase family protein, whose amino-acid sequence is MACFCGKLMLPWGLIDGCIEVVEDRISSISIGMRGCEEADLILPGMIDLHVHMRGLNQRHKGDWRSESLAALSGGVTVVADMPNNVPKIDSREKLDMKTEEAKRESYVDFLLYTAFPYLDERSYVIGIKIYPEDMYEDLNPVFKRASEMGKEVVVHAEDPLILKEAERVFDVKEHNRARPELAEKIAVDRVIPLARRHGTKLRIAHSTLPYTLAAVSEAKAEGMEVKAEVTPHHLLYSPSDADSLGSLFKVNPPIRDTGEKLLGMVRAGFADFLVTDHAPHSPEEKSKGYEEMPSGIPWLDALTPFLVQCVEEGKLPYRILSMYSANPALHLGLRRGSLVPGNLADLVILKRERWTLKKEELHTKARASPIEGKELKWKVSKVFIRGELAFHDGPVISEGFGVPAL
- a CDS encoding dihydroorotate dehydrogenase electron transfer subunit; this encodes MNSYQAYKVMRIIESEKLSEKVKKIVLEGNLGSSPGQYAMIWVPKVGEIPISIAREPKGETWILVAKVGKVSSAIHSLRIGEELWVRGPYGRGFSLRGGKCCLIGGGYGIAPLISLSERLGEMGNAKIRFYAGFKRREDVLLEDLLSSISDELIITTEDGSYGLKGRVVELVDFDWPEAIYSAGPEAMLVEVVREAIKRGIYAEVSMERLIRCSIGICGSCSLDPLGLLVCRDGPVFDARTLSMTEDFGRYWRGFDGRKLQIGGESIGMLLR
- the pyrI gene encoding aspartate carbamoyltransferase regulatory subunit; protein product: MKEELVVRRISDGTVIDHIPAGRALRVLKLLGITGERDGVVALVMNVPSKKLGKKDIVKIEGRELSKEEVDKISLIAPSATINIIRNFEVASKRRVELPRRVVGILRCLNPNCVTNAPREAVEPSFTLISESPLRMVCEYCGEYLREEDIIEQLSGV
- the pyrB gene encoding aspartate carbamoyltransferase; protein product: MSLRGKDIISISDIKRSDLERIFRVASSRFQGDELKGKIIAMAFFEPSTRTRFSFETATLRLGGNYIGFEAAQSTSLAKGESFSDTIRMLDSYADGIVVRHSLEGAAKLAAELAEAPVINAGDGTKNHPTQAMIDLYTIWKERGNLDNLTYGVLGDLRYGRAAASFLKALNLYSPKKVYLICPEGLRPKQELLDSLKMPWEFSDLKDALPELDVLYVTRVQKERFPDPSEYERVKGSYKVDSSILKDAKEGLMILHPLPRVDEISLDVDSTPYAYYFKQAANGVPVRMALLSEVIP
- the pyrE gene encoding orotate phosphoribosyltransferase, whose product is MDAHELGIILISRGMLKFGEFTLTSGKKSNIYVDLRPLPSFPEEFMKIATEMSKRMNGDFGICGVAVGGLPLATAVAIISRRPLIYVRKEKKEHGTESLLEGSLNMRSYVIIDDVATTGGSILNAARIVRNYGPDVKEAWVVVDRMQGAAESLKEEGIELKSLATLPDIVKLVLDSLPERERSYALKYLGEVGV
- a CDS encoding orotidine 5'-phosphate decarboxylase / HUMPS family protein, whose translation is MKDYIADRGTYGRVPIGSKLSSRCSSLDSRLILALDFPSRDVRGILSELQSLAVGVKVGFPITLSLGFDGVREIIRDFPDYYWIADYKLADIPEVVQYILEGLERVGFDASIIHLFTGHRRYDVGMELIGVVAMSHPEAKFFRGNFEKLLDEAELLGVDGIVVGATRPEMIREARRRLPDVRIFSPGVGAQGAEPGSAIAAGADFEIVGRSILGSKNPRLEAMRVVEAQRGVIHGRS
- a CDS encoding adenylosuccinate synthase — encoded protein: MPAIVVVGMQFGDESKGAVVDFLAEWADLVVRYNGGSNAGHTVVVGGRKYKFHLVPSGALRGKKCVIGAGVAFDPEVFMEEINELRKEVGNVDLIVSMKATLLLPYHKELDAATAGESLGTTKRGIGPAYQDKMARISGLKVRDLLSEDFPEKLRRVVKVKEAELRNAGVLKGDIDEYLGEILRRAETWREFLRPFVGEDHIEVNDAIAMGKLVIFEGAQGTMLDVDHGTYPYVTSSSTIAGGACTGVGVSPLSIDAVLGVSKAYTSRVGAGPFPTELFGREADMIRERGGEYGTTTGRPRRVGWLDLPMLKYSTLINGIGYVALRKLDVLSGLGKLKVAVAYEIDGKEFKIAPPYVDELQRAKPVYEELEGWKELDWRSIVKEGWEKIPEEMKAYIEFIERELNAKIVMIGLGPEREMTVVSPALRELIRPAAGLHHGGSKII
- a CDS encoding (Fe-S)-binding protein, translated to MSELVVRESFPLLPPYTPPLMYAILIPITIVFLYGIYRIASRFELTKALRSLNLGSLSRGVKRVISQRRVIERTKGFPHLFLFLGTLVLFLGTVTVFLETDILRHFGIFILKDATYFTFEFIMDLFGLILILGIILLFPTREREGKLLLLGLLYIGLTGFLIESIRIHNMPNEASPYSFIGNLLSSYTGSLTGIYQALWWSHAILAFLMIAYLPYSNLLHSLTAIVTSSLEGDEPEFPKEPFLLQEIEDLESVKIGFEDPKELPWYEKYRLSACVKCGRCTDSCPSNIIGRPLSPKEVVIGLRASILGAEYELGDDTVWSCVACGACASSCPNYVSPFSFLMERRRKLVLDGKIDKKMGELINSLRRYKNSLSVPQRGRLSWLSSDEDPDYYIWVGCQYSFDPVGKKVVSRLVDLLRGAGLRIANLGELETCCGEPVRRLGEEGMFQEFALSNSEIFKELGVKKLLVLCPHGLTVFRKEYPRIIKDWNVEVISHVELLSDLINKGKLKVEKFDELTFHDPCNLARFNGIIEEPRSILRMTGAFREMRRRGKDTFCCGAGGANYWYQTGESLMAKERVKEAREAAKNIVVACPFCYAMLNDAIKGLGIEDMRVLEISELVSEASQKS
- a CDS encoding NAD(P)/FAD-dependent oxidoreductase produces the protein MEADLLVVGAGIFGLATAYHYLRENPGKSVLIVDRMGDVGQGATAKSAAAFRANLFTSQTNRLLAGSSVDFFLHVQEKEGHDLGIMKVGYLVLRSREQFERVSEVAKMLEKMGTVRIYRREELMEKLKMNYDFSGDEEAELLNIMNVDYGIFGFKCGYMDADKLAYYYRDRIREMGGDFQFNTKVERVIVEPEVKLGIPREPRAWQKVKFSGIETNKGVLKAKNLVLAAGGWSHLLLDPLGIDCISKPKKRQIFTVRPRTEEQRALLYNPNFNEEGVLPFTILPTEHYIRADKRDGTLWFALSDEMRPYSTDDEPEESFYYDNIYPIVVKYFPQLEGARVDNMWAGLYMINSVDHNPVVFRRANMVVATGDSGSGIMKGDAIGRISAALVQGKKEAELFGGEKIPTDRLEVVGRSLEPENFVF